One segment of Pontibacter akesuensis DNA contains the following:
- a CDS encoding diacylglycerol/lipid kinase family protein, with protein sequence MKHTHILFVLNPISGDVEKDDLEIDIRTTCEEHGVKCDFFTTTGEEDELRIKELLTGQQYNAVYAIGGDGTVSIVASLLIGTQTPLGIIPLGSGNGLAKDLNIPQDTEEALHLIREHAVRNIDTLTVNGHPSIHLSDLGFNALVVKKFCEGDTRGPGAYAWIAMQEYLSYEPKQYRIETDTENFEGPAFMVTIANANAFGSNATINPNGILNDGRFEICLIEPFPKAAALGILYQLYTDSIDTSVYTRKITCTRATIYNLEHEVLHIDGEPVPTEDVIKVQILPKSLKVILPKELPEKL encoded by the coding sequence ATGAAGCACACACACATTCTTTTTGTATTGAATCCTATTTCAGGGGATGTAGAAAAAGATGATCTGGAGATTGATATTCGAACTACTTGCGAGGAGCATGGAGTAAAATGCGACTTCTTTACGACTACGGGAGAAGAAGATGAGTTGCGCATTAAGGAGTTACTGACAGGGCAGCAATACAATGCTGTCTATGCCATAGGAGGTGATGGCACGGTAAGTATAGTTGCTTCGCTGCTCATTGGCACGCAGACTCCCCTCGGCATTATTCCCCTGGGCTCAGGCAATGGCCTTGCCAAAGACCTGAATATTCCGCAGGATACGGAGGAGGCACTGCACCTCATACGCGAGCACGCGGTGCGTAACATTGATACGCTGACAGTGAACGGGCACCCTTCCATACACCTAAGCGACCTTGGGTTCAATGCCCTGGTTGTAAAAAAGTTCTGCGAGGGGGATACCCGTGGGCCTGGAGCATACGCCTGGATTGCGATGCAGGAGTACCTGTCGTATGAGCCGAAGCAGTACCGTATAGAAACGGATACTGAGAATTTTGAAGGGCCCGCTTTTATGGTCACTATTGCGAATGCCAATGCATTTGGCAGCAATGCCACCATTAACCCGAATGGAATCCTGAACGACGGCCGGTTTGAAATTTGCCTGATAGAGCCTTTCCCAAAAGCGGCGGCACTGGGCATTCTCTACCAACTTTACACCGACAGCATCGATACCAGTGTGTATACGCGTAAAATAACATGCACGCGCGCTACCATATACAACCTGGAGCACGAGGTGCTTCATATTGATGGGGAGCCCGTACCGACGGAGGATGTAATAAAAGTGCAGATTTTGCCAAAAAGCCTGAAGGTTATACTTCCGAAGGAATTACCAGAAAAGCTTTAA
- a CDS encoding M48 family metalloprotease, which produces MRVILKFIVAILVAIVSLGTYWCSSEENEYTGETQRVDMTVEQEIALGLQAAPEIAQQYGGLHPDQEAAAAVKAMGQKLVQSTRVRESPYQFDFHLLADEQTVNAFALPGGQIFITAGLLKKLETEAQLAGVIGHEIGHVVARHSAQQLAKAKLTQGLTGAAAIATYDPDNPASRSGAAVAAMIGQLTNMRYGREDELESDKLAVQLTGAAGYDPRAMIEVMRILAQASGGAGGPEFLQTHPNPGNRVAEIERAIAEEYPNGLPAGLKE; this is translated from the coding sequence ATGAGAGTTATACTTAAGTTTATTGTTGCCATTTTGGTGGCTATCGTGTCGCTGGGTACTTACTGGTGCAGCAGTGAGGAGAACGAATATACTGGCGAAACGCAGCGGGTGGATATGACTGTTGAGCAGGAAATAGCGTTAGGCCTGCAGGCGGCACCGGAAATAGCGCAGCAGTACGGCGGCTTGCATCCCGACCAGGAAGCGGCGGCCGCTGTGAAGGCAATGGGGCAGAAACTCGTGCAAAGCACCCGCGTGCGTGAATCGCCTTATCAATTTGATTTTCACCTGCTGGCTGATGAGCAAACAGTAAACGCTTTCGCTTTGCCAGGAGGGCAGATTTTTATCACAGCAGGCCTATTGAAAAAACTGGAAACTGAGGCGCAGTTGGCGGGAGTTATTGGCCATGAGATAGGGCACGTAGTAGCCCGGCACTCAGCGCAGCAGCTGGCAAAAGCCAAGCTTACGCAGGGCTTAACCGGGGCCGCAGCTATTGCCACCTATGATCCTGACAACCCTGCCAGCCGTTCTGGCGCCGCCGTGGCCGCTATGATCGGGCAACTTACCAACATGCGCTACGGACGCGAGGATGAGCTGGAGTCTGATAAGCTGGCGGTGCAGCTAACCGGTGCAGCAGGCTACGACCCACGCGCCATGATAGAAGTTATGCGCATATTGGCGCAGGCAAGTGGGGGAGCAGGTGGCCCTGAGTTCCTGCAGACGCACCCCAACCCGGGCAACCGCGTGGCCGAAATAGAGCGCGCCATCGCTGAAGAGTACCCCAATGGTTTGCCAGCAGGTTTGAAAGAGTAA
- a CDS encoding metallophosphoesterase, with translation MLVYFLVIIPTLLFAFFVFTYWQERKYRRKPFYRLSDVGWQRLAPPPEEELVHSVALIGDVGALATDGSDPVINLVSQWQQEAQDKGTMVFLGDNIYPIGLPEEGHRHRPTAEARLNTIIKSIAAYPGKGILLSGNHDWLKGRTGGYEQMLRQELYVREKIQEPEVYLPPNGCPGPSEIQLADGVLLVVINTQWFVQRGEKPLGHKQDCPYTHIEEFFVELNRLLKRNTHQQVLIAAHHPLYSNALHGGKFTVKQHIFPLTAMHKRIYIPLPLFGSVYPFYRRFFGAYEDMSHRKYKQMRKRLLRIFHRYNNLIYVAGHDHNLQHFEVQNNHYIVSGSGSKTAFVKKGGKATFTLEALGFFVVNFYANGQAWLECRTVAEDTSLGQVAFRKLLPMHA, from the coding sequence ATGCTGGTGTACTTCCTTGTTATTATTCCGACGTTGCTGTTCGCCTTTTTTGTGTTCACCTATTGGCAGGAGCGCAAATACAGGCGTAAACCATTTTACCGCCTATCAGACGTGGGATGGCAGCGGCTTGCTCCCCCGCCTGAAGAAGAACTGGTTCATTCGGTGGCGCTGATAGGAGACGTAGGTGCTCTGGCTACTGACGGCTCTGACCCAGTTATAAACTTAGTGAGCCAATGGCAGCAGGAGGCGCAGGATAAAGGTACCATGGTTTTCCTGGGGGATAACATTTACCCTATTGGTTTACCCGAAGAGGGACACCGCCACCGGCCTACCGCCGAGGCTCGGCTCAACACCATCATTAAAAGTATAGCAGCATACCCCGGCAAAGGCATCCTGCTCAGCGGCAATCACGATTGGCTCAAGGGCCGCACAGGCGGTTATGAACAGATGCTGCGGCAGGAACTTTACGTGCGGGAGAAAATACAGGAGCCCGAAGTATACCTCCCACCAAATGGCTGCCCCGGCCCGAGCGAGATTCAACTGGCAGATGGCGTGCTGCTGGTGGTGATAAACACGCAGTGGTTCGTGCAGCGTGGGGAGAAGCCTTTGGGGCACAAACAAGACTGCCCTTACACGCATATTGAGGAGTTTTTTGTGGAACTGAACAGACTTCTGAAACGAAATACGCACCAGCAGGTCCTTATCGCAGCGCATCACCCGCTTTACAGCAACGCCTTGCATGGGGGTAAGTTCACTGTGAAGCAGCACATCTTCCCGCTCACGGCCATGCACAAGCGAATATACATTCCGCTGCCCCTCTTTGGCTCTGTCTACCCATTTTACAGGCGCTTTTTCGGAGCATATGAGGACATGTCGCACCGCAAGTATAAGCAGATGCGCAAACGCCTGCTGCGCATTTTTCACCGGTACAACAACCTCATTTACGTAGCTGGGCACGACCACAACCTGCAGCACTTTGAGGTGCAGAACAACCACTACATTGTGAGCGGATCAGGCAGCAAAACCGCATTCGTAAAGAAGGGAGGGAAAGCCACTTTTACCCTGGAAGCACTAGGCTTTTTTGTGGTCAACTTCTATGCAAACGGGCAAGCATGGCTGGAGTGCCGTACGGTTGCAGAGGATACTTCCCTAGGGCAGGTAGCCTTCAGAAAACTGCTGCCTATGCATGCTTAA